A segment of the uncultured Desulfobulbus sp. genome:
CCGACAGGGGGATAAGCGTGTTTGTTTTCTCAAAGGTTTTGATCCTCTTTTGGCAAATACGATTTATGCTGCCGGCGATTTGTTTTTAATTCCCTCGCAATATGAGCCCTGCGGCTTAACCGATTATATGGCCCAGCTTCTGGGGAACCTTCCTGTGGTGCATCGTGTCGGTGGGCTGGTGAAGGTAATTGACGAAAAAACAGGCTTTTGCTATGACGAGGACAAGGCCGCAGCACTCACTCTGACGCTGCTGCGAGCCATGAGACTCTACAGAGAAGAACCTGAACGATTTCTGGAGATGCAGAAGGCTGCGGTGCATCGCATCGACCAAAAACATACCTGGAAACAGGTTATGGAGGCGTACAGAGCGTTGTACCAACAAGCGCTTGCGCTGATTGCGTAAATATGTTGGCATGAGAAGTTCACAGGCACATTCCCAAGAAAGGCAGGGGGCTGGCCAAGATGATACACGCCAGCAAAACACAGAACAAAATGTGTGTGTTGTGCGTTGGGCTGTTGATTTTTCCCTATCTTGAGCTTTTCTCCCGGGAAGAACGACAATTTTAAGAGAGGAGTGACACATCATGACCATAAAAGTAGGCATTAACGGGTTCGGTCGTATTGGCAGGAATATCTTTCGTGCATTGAGCAAGGATCCACTCTTTGCCGATATTGAAATTGTTGGCATTAATGACCTGACCGATGCAAAAACCATTGCTCACCTGATGAAATATGACTCTGTCATGGGGCGGGCCGAGCAGGAAATTACCAGCACTGAAGATGCCATCGTTGTCGATGGACGATCGATTCCTCTTTCCAGTCACCGGAACCCCGCGGATATCCCCTGGGGCTCGTTGGGGGTAGAGTACGTTCTTGAGTGCAGTGGCCACTTTCGGGACTTTGAATCTGCTAAAGTGCACATCGATGCGGGCGCATCCAAGGTTATTATCTCGGCACCGGCCAAGGGGGAGGTGAAAACCATAGTCATGGGGGTGAATGAAGATGAGTATGATCCCACCACCCATCATGTGGTCTCTAATGCCTCCTGTACCACGAACTGCCTGGCCCCAGTGGCGCAGGTTATCCTCGATAATTTCGGGATCAAGCGGGGGCTGATGACCACCGTACACGCGTATACCGGTGATCAACGGTTGTTGGATTTTCCCCATTCAGATCTGCGGAGAGCAAGAGCAGCCGCTCTCTCCATGGTGCCAACCAAAACCGGGGCTGCCGCCGCAGTTGCCTTGGTTATACCAGAACTGAAGAATAAATTTGACGGACTTGCGGTTCGTGTACCAACTCCTGATGTTTCCCTGGTGGATGTGGTTATAGAGGTTGAGCGTGAGACAACCGTTTCTGAGGTCAA
Coding sequences within it:
- the gap gene encoding type I glyceraldehyde-3-phosphate dehydrogenase, with protein sequence MTIKVGINGFGRIGRNIFRALSKDPLFADIEIVGINDLTDAKTIAHLMKYDSVMGRAEQEITSTEDAIVVDGRSIPLSSHRNPADIPWGSLGVEYVLECSGHFRDFESAKVHIDAGASKVIISAPAKGEVKTIVMGVNEDEYDPTTHHVVSNASCTTNCLAPVAQVILDNFGIKRGLMTTVHAYTGDQRLLDFPHSDLRRARAAALSMVPTKTGAAAAVALVIPELKNKFDGLAVRVPTPDVSLVDVVIEVERETTVSEVNAALEAAAGRYLGYTDEPLVSIDFQGDPHSSFVDGQCTKVLGTTVKVMSWYDNEWGYSNRMLDLVLHMEANKLV